From Candidatus Hydrogenedentota bacterium:
CCCGGATTACCAGCGTGTCGCCCGTGATTTGTACCTCGATCTGGTTCTCGTCCACACCGGGTAATTCCGCCGAAATCGTGTACGACTTATCGGTGGCGGCGATGTCGACGGACGGCTTCAGCCACGCAGTAGTGTCGGGGACACGAAGGGTGTTCCAAAGCGGGGATGGGGCATAGGGAAAACCCTGAAGCAGATTATCGAAGAGTTGGTCGAATTCCTCGTGGAACCGGGCAAGGGGCGCTGGATAGGCATTCGCGGAGCCACCCCGCGTCACCGGGAGTG
This genomic window contains:
- a CDS encoding Hsp20/alpha crystallin family protein yields the protein MELKQLAPWNWFKSEQENGSRPLPVTRGGSANAYPAPLARFHEEFDQLFDNLLQGFPYAPSPLWNTLRVPDTTAWLKPSVDIAATDKSYTISAELPGVDENQIEVQITGDTLVIRGKKEQKKEEKKDHYYCVERSYGSFERRLSLPEDADAEGIQAACKKGVLTLTVPRRAAAALPTKQIDVKVA